A window of Apium graveolens cultivar Ventura chromosome 8, ASM990537v1, whole genome shotgun sequence contains these coding sequences:
- the LOC141676723 gene encoding uncharacterized protein LOC141676723 — translation MDLNPRFERRLRISECTSNAMRVPHAFCEKYGHRIPSTVRVLVCNGYELWVDFDKVSEKFRGLGDFFHEFGMKSGNTLVFQYGGDFDVKVCILDIYGSEIQYPPMVHNLQTCAPSNVSIFEGGWSFVRYLGWGGKVCDSVYVPYEFDDQVGALIPERVDFVVSSGYKFIGKYCCSRNSLSHLTGLKNLCNMLRVCDLNCFHMLLFTFDGRDKFAITARDTSNIDSPLSSSFSI, via the exons ATGGATTTGAATCCTAGATTTGAGAGGCGCTTAAGAATCTCTGAGTGCACATCTAATGCAATG CGTGTTCCTCATGCATTTTGTGAGAAATATGGTCACCGTATTCCCAGCACCGTTAGGGTTCTTGTGTGCAATGGTTATGAGTTATGGGTTGATTTTGATAAAGTGTCAGAGAAATTCAGGGGCTTGGGTGATTTTTTTCATGAATTTGGGATGAAATCGGGTAACACCTTGGTCTTTCAATATGGAGGTGATTTTGATGTGAAAGTTTGTATACTTGATATATATGGTTCTGAGATTCAATATCCTCCTATGGTCCATAATCTGCAAACTTGTGCTCCATCGAATG TTTCAATTTTTGAAGGTGGTTGGAGTTTTGTTCGCTATCTTGGTTGGGGCGGTAAAGTTTGTGATTCAGTT TATGTTCCATATGAATTTGATGATCAAGTTGGTGCTCTTATTCCTGAAAGAGTAGATTTTGTTGTTAGTAGCGGGTATAAGTTTATTGGAAAATATTGTTGTAGTCGAAATAGCCTCAGCCATCTCACCGGTTTGAAGAACCTATGCAATATGTTACGTGTCTGTGATTTGAATTGCTTCCATATGTTACTTTTCACCTTTGACGGTCGTGATAAGTTTGCCATAACTGCTAGGGACACATCAAATATTGATAGCCCTCTATCCAGTTCCTTCTCCATCTG A
- the LOC141680850 gene encoding uncharacterized protein LOC141680850, translating to MLLSIAEKKTAKEGWEAIKVMCQGADRVKKARVQTFKAEFETLRMNDGEQLDDFYMKLNGLVSTIRALGEEIHESYVVKKLLRAVPSKFLQIASIIEQFGDLEKMTVEETVGSLQSHEERLKGQNETTGSKLLLTEEE from the coding sequence ATGTTATTATCCATCGCTGAAAAGAAAACAGCCAAAGAGGGGTGGGAAGCCATTAAAGTCATGTGCCAGGGAGCTGATCGTGTAAAGAAGGCCAGAGTGCAGACATTTAAGGCGGAGTTCGAGACTTTACGGATGAATGATGGTGAGCAACTTGATGACTTTTATATGAAGCTTAATGGTCTGGTGTCTACCATTCGAGCTTTAGGAGAGGAAATACACGAATCATATGTTGTTAAGAAATTGCTTCGAGCGGTTCCGTCCAAATTTCTCCAAATAGCTTCAATAATCGAGCAGTTTGGAGATTTAGAGAAAATGACAGTTGAAGAGACCGTTGGTTCACTTCAATCTCATGAGGAAAGATTGAAAGGGCAGAATGAGACAACAGGGAGTAAGTTACTTTTGACAGAGGAGGAGTGA
- the LOC141680851 gene encoding uncharacterized protein LOC141680851 encodes MGVDYYKILQIDRSANDDDLKKAYLKLGLMEFDDSKFKILSDAFDVLSDPQKRAVYDLELNGDEEGLIAQVPSLGDGSDKYRSNHRSSYGIGLKGQVPPRGVGSDEPNMYRSNRRSPYDIGLKSQVPAQSVGLDWPNMYRFNRWSPYGISSKGQVPPRGASSDRPNIYSSSGRSTYGVFQEFFGSSWSFGGMEDDMGDFSGSLPKQKEAAIERTLPCSLEDLYFGTTKKMKISRNVADDGTGRPARKEEILMIEIKPGWKKGTKITFSEKGDQKPGVIPSDLVFIIDEKPHSVFKRVGQDLIATQKISLTEASAGYIAHLDTLDGRSLMLAFGSGVSPPYEEVIKGEGMPFSKEPTRKGNLIIKFDIEEAEAALDLPDVEAF; translated from the exons ATGGGTGTGGATTACTACAAAATTCTTCAAATCGATCGAAGCGCTAACGATGATGATCTTAAAAAGGCTTATCTTAAGCTTGGTTTGATGGAGTTTGATGACTCTAAATTCAAAATTCTTTCTGATGCTTTTGAC GTTTTGAGTGATCCCCAGAAGAGAGCTGTTTATGACCTTGAACTTAATGGTGATGAGGAAGGGTTAATAGCTCAGGTACCATCTCTAGGTGATGGTTCTGATAAGTACAGGTCTAATCATCGTAGTTCTTATGGTATAGGATTAAAAGGTCAGGTGCCACCACGAGGTGTTGGTTCCGATGAGCCTAATATGTACAGGTCTAATCGTCGTAGTCCTTATGATATAGGGTTAAAAAGTCAGGTGCCAGCACAAAGTGTTGGTTTAGATTGGCCTAATATGTACAGGTTTAATCGTTGGAGTCCTTATGGTATAAGTTCAAAAGGTCAGGTGCCACCACGAGGTGCTAGTTCTGATAGGCCTAATATATACTCGTCTAGTGGTCGTAGTACTTATGGTGTCTTCCAAGAGTTCTTTGGATCTTCATGGTCGTTTGGAGGAATGGAGGACGACATGGGTGATTTCTCTGGGAGTCTGCCAAAGCAAAAAGAGGCAGCGATAGAGAGGACATTGCCTTGTAGTCTTGAGGATTTGTACTTTGGAACTACTAAGAAGATGAAGATATCAAGGAATGTCGCTGATGATGGTACCGG GAGACCAGCCAGAAAGGAGGAGATCCTTATGATTGAGATCAAGCCCGGTTGGAAGAAGGGGACAAAAATTACTTTTTCAGAGAAAGGGGACCAAAAACCTGGTGTTATACCCTCCGATCTTGTTTTCATAATTGATGAAAAGCCTCATAGCGTCTTCAAGAGGGTTGGACAAGATCTCATTGCCACTCAAAAGATCTCTTTGACAGAAGCATCGGCAGGTTACATTGCACATCTTGATACCCTTGACGGCCGTAGTTTAATGCTAGCGTTTGGTTCCGGTGTCAGTCCACCCTATGAAGAAGTTATTAAAGGAGAAGGAATGCCTTTCTCTAAGGAACCTACTAGAAAAGGCAACTTGATAATCAAGTTTGACATTGAGGAAGCAGAGGCAGCTTTAGACCTTCCGGATGTGGAGGCCTTCTAA